cactgttggtgcgataattcgaaaatggaagaaatacaagatcacagtcaatcaccctcactctggatctccatgcaagatctcacctggtggggtaagaatgattctgagaaaggtgaggtcagtccagaattacacgggaggagcttgtcaatgatctcaagggagctgggagcacagtcaccaagaaaaccattagtaacacacttcgccgtaatggattgagatcctgcagtgcctgcaaagtccctttgctcaagaaggctcatgtacaggcccgtctgaagtttgccaatgaacacctgaatgtaTTGGATTCAGAGACCTcccagagaaagcttgggagaatgtgatatggtcagatgagaccaaaattgagctctttggcatcaactccactcgccgtgtttggaggcagagaaatgcccggtggggatggtgttcttggggtcatatccagcatttctctgctcccagctcccttgagatcattgacaagctcctcccgtgtaattctggactgacctcacctttctcagaatcattcttaccccaccaggtgagatcttgcatggagcgccagagtgagggtgattgactgtgatcttgtatttcttccattttcgaattatcgcaccaacagtggtctctttctcaccaagcttcttgctgatggtcttgtagcccattccagccttgtgcaggtctacaatcttgtccctgacgtcctttgatagctctttggtcttgcccatggtggtcgagagatttgaacggaagaaactgattctgtgacaggagtcttttatacagggacaggactaatttgtgtgcctcatgggcacataaccggtctgtgggggtcagaattcttgctggttggtaggggatcaaatacttatttcccttaattaaatacaaattaatttataacttttatttaatgttttttttctggattttttgttgatattctgtctctctctgttaaaataaaccttccataaaaattatagactgttcaagtctttgtaagggggtaaacttacaaaatcagcaggggatcaaatacttatttcccccactgtacagtATTGGTCCTACTGTGATACCATAGCAATCTCTTAACTTTTCTGAAAACATACTACCAGATTGTTGGATTTTAAAATCTGGGATTTATACAAGATCCACAAGAACTCTGGCCAGCTTGTGCACTGCTACTGGTGCAGTGTTGGCATAAATtcagcattccagttcattccaaaggtgctAGATAGGGTTAATTCTTTAAGGAGGCCATTCAAGCTTTTCCACAATAAACTTAGCAAAGCAGCCTTCTACGTGCATGGAAAAAAGACATTTAGTAAATTGTTTCCAAAAAATTAGGAACCCAAAAGTTTTTGGAAAGTTCCTTTATTGGAACTAAAAGTCTAGCCCAAACTCAATAGCATCATGGTAGCCAGCTCTCTTGCCCTATCATCATTTTAGAGAACTGGTTGCTGTAGAACAGTATTGAAGCTCACAGCTATAGTGCAGCTTCTAGCTTTATAGGAGAGCTAGACAATTATAGGTCACAATCATAGTTCTACTGTTGAGCAGAGTAGCTTTAGCTCCTATATACTAtttagctattatttaggtctatctatctagcagGACAAAAATTTGAATATTGGACAGTGCCACATTGTCACTAAACTCTATAAGGTCTTCAAGAATATTTATATATGCTAGATTTTTATGCATGTTAGCAGTGAGTCTTTACAAACTTTTTGCTTTGTTGTGCCCAGTACAAATGGTGGCATCACCCATGCTTTTGGTAtgcaataatacaaataattgtACAACTGACTCAGTGTGTCCTTGCTTTGTAATTAAAAATTTTTGGGAATGTGAGATTGAAATAAATTGATAAATAAACAGAGAAAACAATTCTGCAGTTACAGTACAGTTCTGTTACGGTGAAGCAAAAGCTTACTCAGGCATCATACATTCTGTGCACTCAGGCAGAGTTCACAGAGGGGAATTAGCAACATccaaatgggaaaaaaataaaaaaattaaaaattaaacaaaactacTGCAAAAGGCTAATTATTGTCTATGGCAGATGTCTAGATGCTGTAGTTTCCAACAAAGTACTAATATTACTAATTTGTGCTGTCTGAATACTGTTTTGCCTCAAaatttttaattatgttaaataacaaaaacattttaatatgttTCTACTCTGTACATACCTATCAGGTAAACAATGTAACACAAAGGAAAAAAACTGTAccagttttatatttaataatgatgtCTGGATGCACATCTATATTTAAAATCATGTCAGatacagttacatgcacaaTACATGACACAACGTCTTACAGTGATGCTGCTTTTAAAATAGCACTCAGTCTGGGAAACAATTACAAATAATacagattttaaaatgtaaaaccacTTCATGCCACTGACAAATCACACAAACCTACAATCAAACTAAATAATGTGACTACAGGCATGTGCTGATATTACAACCAAGTTCTATATTAtagaaaatgtaattttattattatcaccatTAATTATCACCAACAGTTATTTCAATACTTATTTAACTGTTATATGTATTACATGTTTGAAGTATACTATTATTTTACTAGGCTGTTCATACTTGAAAACATTTAATGATTAATTTtgtcattatatttatttaaagtggtAGGTAAGTCCACCGTAACACCTTTTGATAGCTTGTGTTAAAACATGAACCACATTTTGAGCAAATGCATCTTGTGTCAATTTGTAGTACAGAGTACATAAAACCTCACCATCCTCTGCCATGCCCAtgtctttctttcatttaaatTAAGTACTTGAAAAAAGTAGAAAAGTTGAATCTCTGAAGGAACCATCCCAGCACCAAGCAAAGGTACATGTCAGTACTTCCAAACTCTCACCTCATAGTTACTCTACAGTCCATTCTGATCATGCCATCCCACAGCCATGCATTTCGCTCTCTTCTTTTTGTGTACGTCAGCACACCGTTGCATAAACAACAGCTGCTAGCAGTAGCACTACATGTTTGTTTGATTAATGCCATCTGCTAGTTATGAAAAAGTTGGTTTTGTGTGTGACTGTATTTACGCCTTCCAAGTTTTCAAGTGGTGCCGGACACACTTTGACCGTGAACATGTATGAGAAACAGTGTTTTCATCATCTGTAATGATGTGGGCAgaagtagctcagtggttaaggtactggactagtcatcaaaAAGTCACTGGTCTCATCAcaaagttaccactgttgggcctttgaaaCCATTAACCCTTAATACCTTGCTTGGATTGCTTTCAGTCCCAGTTATAAGTTATAGAAGTtaaaatatatggccaaaagtatgtggagatctgaccatgagcttgttggacagccaatttaaaaccatgggcattaattatattatgacAGTTATTCACTCCCACACATAGAGGGGCAAATTATAGCAGCCACtcaaccttctgcatgtttcagAGGTAGAAGAAAACCATAGTGGTGGACAAACCCATGCATGTAAAATGTCTTATAGACATGACCAAAGGCTATGATTGAACTCCGGTCCTTAGGACCCAGGTTTCTGTACAGAACCCAACCCTCCAGCTACACAATTTTGCCacttgttattaatattaaagatgatattatttataaatactgaACAATTGTTTTCTACCTTAGTGTGTTGCAAGAAATTTGCAAGAGTATTTTTCATAATCTAAAATCTAGATCCATTTAGACACAGAGCCGGATCCTATCCAAATAACTAGGCCAAACTTTTTTGCTTTCAGAGCTGTCATTGCCTTGGTCATTACTTTTTGATATGAGTATTTATGAATCATTTAATCAGCACATGCCCATGgcagaatttaaatattttataaatacattgTAAGCACATCATAAATCTCATGCTTGCAAGGATATAATCACATAAATCTAAAATATGTACTTTTACATACATAGATTTAGTCTGTGTGAGTAAACAGATTACTGTTTGAGCTTCACTCCTAGACAGAGAGCCAGCTCGTTCTTTTGGATCTTTCCATCTTTGTTGACGTCACAGTGGCGCAGCAACACGGCTCGCAACTGATCCAGCTCTGGCCCCGTAATACTCGGCTATTAAAGAGACAAGTGTTAAAGTCAATTATACAGagtaaaataaatcaacagtTTTGTATTAAGTGTTCTAATGACCAATTTAAATGCAAACAAAGGGAAGGAAAGAGAAGGAGGCAAAAGTTTTGGGTCAGAACATGTCCAATCTCAGGGGGTACTATTTTGTCCCTAAGTGTATTTTGGAGCTAGAAAGAAAGTGAATGGCAGAGACCTTGTATTTTTCCGTGTTTTCTCCTAATCTAGAACATTTACAATTACCCACTGCACTTTCTTTGCTAGCTTGCAATGCATGCAAACTTTTTACAGAGTGCCATAGTAACGCTAAGCAATATTTGTTCCTCCATCACTCATGTCCGTGCTTCAACCAGACAGTAtgagtcactgttgcagtggCAATCAGGATATACCCTAttcaaccttccctccctcagacatggtcAGTTGTCTCTTACTGAGCACCAGTGAAAGTCGAATTTAAGATCTCAGTCTCTCTGCAGTTGTGGACTTGTGTATTAGCCTGCTATATTACACAGTTGGACTTAGTCCAAATAGGTATTTTACAAGCAGAACAAGTCAGTACAAACTAACCAACCTAGGCTGGTAGGCTAGCTAGTTAACATAACCAAAAATGTTCTGTTGCTATCTGTTGCTAGTACCAGTGAATTAATACAGAAGAATTAAAAAGGGGTGCATcgatggcacagtggtaaataacGCTTGCTCACGATTGCTGGGatctagggtttgaatccccagtggtgctatcagccggtcaggcagttacatacagacatgactgcgTATGTCTGAAAGAGGTGGTGGAGAAGGCCTGCAATGGATTGTAGTCCTGTCCTACTGCACTGTGATCCAGtaattccaaaaaagctgggccCGTcgcaaccatgaccaggataaatcggtggtaaaagatgacaataaaataaaaaaattaaagctgTGACTGGAATAATTAATTACtaaaaatgagtgaatgaatgaattgtgtATAGTGTGCAGTTGGGTGTGCAGTTGATATCTGGAACACCTGCACCACTGTtaaatattcacacacacacacgccgtaTTAGCACAATGTGTGCTTTTTTCGaaacacatgcacagccctaAATGGTGTTCCAACTGGTTTAATGATTAAACATCTTACCCTGACCAGCTCCATCATGTCTTTAACAAATCCGTCCACCTCCGGTCCCTCTAGATCACCTGTTTTATTCTGCAATAACAATCACACCTTTTATAACTCACAttacattcacagcatttagcaaacacacTTTTCCAAAGCTACATACAGGAGTGCTTTCCTCAGTAATAATTTCCTTACTCTAGTACATATAGACAACACAGATCTGCTAAACTCTGCTAGAAGAAAATATAGCTAAGAGAAGAGAagtgtttattcttatttataaaAAGACGTCAGTTAGTTCAGCATTTGTTTTCCTGTAGGTACTTAGTGATAAGTTGGTGAAGATCTTTAGTTGTCCTCTGAAGACAGCACCTATTCAAATAGACAGGGAAAATGTATTCCACTGCCTGATTgctggtacagagaagagccttgatgcttgttttCCTTGAGTTCTTAGGTGGATCTATGTGTAGATGAGCCAGACTTGTGGCTCAAAATGTACAAATGGGGTTGGAAAATCACTTTAAGGTACACCAGAGCCAGTCTTTATTAGGCTTGGAATGCAGCCACAGGAAAACAATGGAGCgagtacagcagtggggtgatatggCAGCGCTTAGGAGATTTTTAATCTGTTCTGATGGCGGATGACCTGCTAGGAGTGACTTGAGGTAGTCCAGCTTTGAGATGGGACAGATTTCGCAGGAGGTTTATTAAGAGTAATGGCTGAATCTTAACGGCATGATCAGGCAAAGCTAGCATGATGTTGGGTATACTGAAGTGCTATCCACGTCTTGTTCTAgactaacatttacattaattccttcaaacatttaacatttaattaaacTTTGTTTCTCCTGGGCCTACAATGACAATTTCTTTAAGTATGATCATGTATAATATTTAATAGACCCATCAAGACAAGCACCTGAAATGAACATGACAATTCTATGActatatgtggccaaaagtatgtggacacctgaacatgaacttgtttgacatcccattCAAAATCCAGTTTAAGAATATGGAGCTTGTGGCCTAAAGCTGTCACTCCTCTGGAAAATGATgcaacttaataattaggaaaggtgtcctcatacttttggctttATAAAGCATAGCAAAAGTGTAAGGTATGTATGTAAATTGTGAACTCTTACGACATCGTAATGGTTGAAGATTTTTTCAAAGTCTTGCTTTCTCTCCTTTAGAGTGTTTGCCTGAGGTAGAGAAGAAGAATCAAAGGTTGTAGTGAGATCATGAAGTGTTAGTCAATTTCAGTGTTGAGTTCTAGTAAAATCGAATGTTGTGTCTTAGTTAAGTGTCAATTCTAGtccaacaaaatataattatgaTACTTAAGTATTGCCAAgtatttagtcatagccaataGCATAGCTGAGATCTGAGTTTGTGGGTTTGCGTatcagaccactgtgccacccgagcgcctacAGTTATTTATCAGCTAATTCATTCACAGATCATAAAAGTTTTCAAAATCCAAGTGAAGATTTAATTGAGATGCATGAATGCAAGGAGATCAAAGAGATACTGACATCTAGCTTGAACTGCAGCAGGAAGTTCTCCTGCAAAGACAGAATtctgaaaaaagaaaatgaatagaTCAAATTATTGGCAAtacaatacattaaaaaaacaaaataaaagaaagaaaataagttCACTTCACAGATAcattttatggccaaaagtatgtggacacctggtcaTTTGCTTGTTGGAAATCCCTATCCAAATTGAAGTGTCACATCAGTGTCAGTACATTAAAACATGTGCAGCTAAGTGAAGACAGCATGTGAAAAAAGTGTAGCTTACCATATGTCAGAACCAAAAGGTTTTTTTAAGTACAGTGTCACCTTTTCCCCTTGGCATTATGGTAATGTGCGTGTATCAATATTTGCATTTAACTGTGCCTATGTGCCACTTCTTTCACAGGCACAAGTGGAAAATAATGAAGCTCAACCCTTAGTCCTGTGTTTGCCCCATATAATCACTGTCTTAACTCTTATTATTCTTACAAGGTCATTATTCTCTTGATTAGTGTTCATATTTACACCTTGTATGTCGGCATTTGTTGCAAAGTCTTGCTGTAAAGTCACCAGAAATTTTAAGCTTCCTATGTGGCGTGCATCCTAGTATGTGTGTTCCTCTTTGTGATAGGgttctgtgtgggaacccaacatcTGCAGGTGATAGGAAGGAGTCGCAGACTAGACACTaacggagggggtgtgtggtgaTCTGGGGTTGtgtgggaattggaaatgactagattttgGAGTAGAGATTTCTAGTGCGACAGCCTATGAGCTTATGgtgtaaagcttgtctgactgtGGAAAGTGCGATATGTTCTATAGCAGCTTCTTATTAATGGCAGGCTTGTTTTTTGTATGACCATTCAGACAGCATAAGGTGATgggttttatacatttttaggCATGGGTGTGGCTAAATAACCTGAACTCAGTAATGAGGAGGAGCGTGCACGTAATTTGGTCATACCTGTTAAGTGTAACTGGTAAGTGGTTGGACAGGTGGTCATGTAGTCATAGAATAACACAAGACTACACTGTTTTTGGATTTGCATCAAGCTGCTCCTAATTCTCAGCCAGCAAACCACAAAACACCCCAAATATCaactctcacacacatgcacaagagGGAcgattttattcatttgttaccTTGCTAAATCGTTCAGATCCAAGCGGCCATCCTCATTCTTGTCAAATATTTTCAtctgacaaaataaaaacacacaatcaTTCATCAGAGTACAATCTTACTTTGGTAAACATCACTGTGCCAGCATCAATCATTAAAACAACTCAGGAGTATTTCTCAGACAGACTGATAAAATATACACTCTCCAGCTGATACAACAGGAGTAACACGAGGCCGAAATCTACGTATAAATTTAGTTTCCTGCAAAACAGATGTGATCAGGTGGGATCTTCTGCCACCCAATCAAAACTCTTAACTGATTCAtcttctaaaaataaatagGGTCAGCCAGTCATCAACCACTGGAGCTTCATTATTTCACAAAACACAACCATCTCTGGTCGTTTCATTCCTGGGAGGAGCATCCATCAGATTCCACCATACATTATACACCAAAAATATAAGGTAatctgtccatgagctgaagctgaggtgtaattgtattattaagcaagagattaattaaaaaaataattacagattCATCTAAATGGCTGAATAGGAACAAAATTCAGCTGTAGACTGGTAAAAAAAGAGTGGAGCCTTGGCGCTCCAGTAACGCAGCATTAAAACACATTAGCCCACAAGTGCTGAAATTTTGAACTTGCaaatttaaatctcagctctgctatcagccggtcgggtgcCTATATGCACAATAACAAGCTTGCCGGGGGGAAGGCTGGAGGGATTCCTCAAAACTGCATAACTGCATAACTGCAAAACATAACTGTGACTGTGCAAGGAAATGGTCCACTTTAAATCTAACATGCCACTTTGTTTCTTATAGATCGGTTCCTACAgataaaacagttgggacagcttAATGACTGAAATGGCTGGCATTTCACCAATTCTCCTAAAGTGAATTAGAAAGAGCTGCTCTAACTCACATGCTAGCAGTGAGTCAAAATGATTAACCACTAGATACATTCTAGGTAATAAATGTCAGTGccaaatataaatgttttaaagtcAATAAAGTGGATAAAGCCAATCTACAAAAGCCAGTCTTCAGAATTCACTAAAGGGTGAAACATATGTAGACAACCTTCTTGCGTACTGAGTtaaggtgtttcagccataccAGTTGCTAGCAAGAGTATAAAATCCCCcttggtgtttgtttgtttattaggattttaatgttttaatgacaggaacggtagttattcattacacaaggatCATTAGTTTACAatgttatattgaacacagtcatggacagttttttgtatctccaatttaccggaaaccggagcacccggagtaaacctatgcagacacggaaagaacacgcaaactccacacagaaaggacccggacccacaagtttggtgtaaaggaactcaggtggcctgcacacagccctgacctcaacctcaatTGGAGGCCAGGTTGACTCAGCCAGCAGCAGTTCCTGACCTCTTGAATGCTTCtttgaacaggcacaaattttCACATTCTTGATAAAAGCTTTGACAGATGAATGGAGGCTGTTTTAGTCTCAAAAAGgaggcaactccatattaacacctataataaaaataggatgtccaataaTTTTGGCTATATGGTGTATTTAGAGAAAATGCAAGAACACTGATGATTCTTCTAGGCCTTCTGGTGGTCACCAAAAAAGTAAACAACCCACTTGAAAATCCTCTAATAAGATGAGGCAGCAGCGATATTATCTAATGTTAAATACTCATCTTACCACAATCAGACCATCGATTAAAAATTACCATAGACACAAAAAAGAACTTATGGTACCATAGCGTCTGTGTATTCGTCCAGCTTGCTGGAGGGCACGTCTTTCTTGTGCTGTCGAAAGAGGTCCTTCAGGAAATTCTGCAAGAAGAGACAAGGAAACGTCTCACAAAGTATTTAGCACTATGTAATGAGCCAAACCGACTTTAGAAACAAAAAAAGCTAATTGGGTAACagtaaagttaaatgtttacaaagattctttttttttgccgCTTACACCATAACTACACTGGCAGATgagagccacagactagcaTAGACTAGTAAAGTCGCCAGATGCTTTTCTACACCAGCCAGCAATGGATGTATTCCTGCACCCACTACTTGTGCCAATgacttgaccagacagcagttGTGATTAGGGCTTTATGCTAACATCAGATTCTACCCCCGTTATGTACCTCACTAAAAGTATTTGCCACATAAATACATCTAGTAGAACTGATGGGTTGGATGACACGCAGCTACTTTGCTACCTTCAGCTCAGCTGGAGATATATAACCACTGCAATCAGCATCGTACTTCCTCCAGAtctgtgaagaaaaaaaaaaaacagtttatttttaCACTTCAATTACAGTGCATGCTAGCATTAACATTAGCACTAACAAATACAGCAGTTAGGTAGATGACAAAGAGAAAAGATACAATGATACAAAGAGTTTCACCTTCATGAAATCCACACTGTTGTCCAGAGGAGCCTCACGACGGAATATCAACAGGAAGTTCTCATCCTCCGCCAGGATCATATTGGCCAGCTAAGTCgataacatacatacaaaaaagaCACTATTTAGAAAAATAATGCCACACAGGAAGCAAAACCAAGTGGTTGGTCTGACTCAAACTGATTTATGCTCCTGTCCTGAAGCAATGTCATTTCATTGAGTGGCCTTCTGGTTTTCTGGCTGGAATTGGTGGAGATTAAAAAGCTTTGTAATGTTCCAAGTGCAGAGCCGTTTAGCTAATACGTGCTCCTTTTCTGACAGAGGATATTTTACCAATTAAAAGGATTGCAGGGTGGCAGGAATCCAGCCCATAAATTAAAGGCTGGACTGCTACGCATGCAGAAAATACATGAAAAAAACAGCTTGATGTTCTTAGTAAGGTTTGTGGACCACCATAAGCCATCGTAACAACTCTAGACCTTGACAATTATTTTACAAGTCTCTGTAGCCGTACTAGAAGGAACCACACTAAACCTGATGTTCTAATGATGGTGGCCAAGAGCAGTGTCTGACATTTCAGTCCCAAATCTCTTAAAAGAATCTTGTAGCTGTCCGTCATCAAATCTGCCTAATTTACAAGCCTCCATTCTTTAAGGAGACCCCCCAAACCATAAAAGCCATGGAGCCCCCTCACTGTAAGAGTCAAACACTCAGACCTGTACCATTCTCTTGGTGATATGAGCTCCTGTCTTCTATGCTTCTTTTGATCCAAAAACAAGGTCAACTGTACCAGATCTGCATTTTTATTCAAGTCACAGGTCATTGTAGGTTGTTAATTGTGTCATTCAGTCCAAGCTGTCTGGAAGCATCTGCACTTAATGTTTCTCTGttcatttattaagattttttcTTAAAATGTGTTACCTATCTAAGTGTATGACTACAGTACTTCGTTATCACAGGTACGGTAATATTTGGTTTAACACCATGGTAATTTTCCATCACCTTTTGTTTTTCACCTACCAACCATCGCTGAGCTTTTTAGTCAGACCACTGTCCCACTCTATGACTCACTCTCGTCCTGTCCTAATGAATGTATTATTTACTGAATTCAATGCCAGGCAGAACCCTTTTTGGCTTACTGGCTATTGCTTGGCAACTGTGATTAAGATTATTCAGGAACAGCCACACTTGACCTTTCCTCAGATCCAATACCTATTAGATTATGGACTTGACTCAAGAACTATAAAAACATAAACTGATGTTTAATGTGCATGTTGCTCCATTTTTCAGTTAGAAAGATAAATGCAGGATTTTATTGGACTAGGATCAATTCTATGGCTCATCAGGAAAACACAACATGCCCTTTCATGTTTCTACTGTAGAGTCTTTATTAATGATCTTCTAACACtacatggccagaagtatgtggacacctgacctgtTGGACACAACATTCCAAAAGCATTACCATTAATGTTAAGCTGTTCCCCTTTGTGGTTGCCTTATTGGAGCTTGTGCACACCAAGCTTCTCAAATCATGTCTTTTAAGAGGTTGCTTTGGTTGGTAGTAcacaattgattttatacacctgttagcaatgggtgtggataAAACCCCCAAATTCAACAGTTAGTAAAGGTCTTTACACATTGTTGGAAATATAATGGGTTTTTTGGTCCTTATGGGTGTAATAGTGCACACATTGGCAGTTCTGTTAGAGAAAAACCCTAAtgctttattatacagtataacaacATTCTGAACTGGAATGTAAACTGTTAGCCAGATCTTCCTGTTTAACACTGCAGCCTGACAATCACAAATGCTTCtgactaaatgagcacaaatttagCAAGACCCACTTTAAAAATCCTGCAGAAAATCTTCACAGGAGactgttacagctgcaaagtATGAATCATATTACTGATTAAGTTTTTGAAACAGGCtaattgtcaggtgtccacatacttttgacactGTAATTTCATAAGCTGGACTTATTAAGACATCTGTGAAAAGACTGACTTGTTGACTTGTGCTTGCCAGAGACCAGAAGTCTGAGTCTTATAATTCAGAAAGAATTATTAGTGATTCATCTTTCTGGTACAGAATCACAACGTTTGGTTTTACGATGGTTAAAGATAATCTGAGTCATACCTCCTCGATCTGCAGCCGCCCGTCAGCTGTGACATCATATGCTGACATGAACCTGGTCTTCAGCTGCTGCACTTTCTCCTCTGTTATCTTATCCTAGGGAAGCAGGAAAATAATCCTGTTACCATGACCCATTATTGTCTGTTTGCCcaccacacatgcacacttacTAACTCATagctgtatacaagcaatgGCATACTAGGCAGATGCCTTGGGAACAATAACCGTTGGACATAATGGTAGCACAGCAGTAAACATACccgtgtcccaactttttttgaagccTGTTGCatctattacatttaaaatgagtaTTTATATAGAAATCATATTGGATGATGGACCTTTCATTGTTAATGTCTTCTAACAACAGTTTTGATTTGCAGTcattttcatgtatttttaGAGTTAGTTACAGTTTATGGTTAGGGTTGAGATATacagtttagggttaggattgggATATccagtttagggttaggggtgaGATACacagtttagggttagggttgcgGTTGAGATATacagtttagggttaggattgaGATATACAGGTTAGGCTTGGGATTGAGCTATacaggttagggttagggttgagatacacagtttagggttagggttggggttgaGATATacagtttagggttaggattgaGATACacagtttagggttagggttgagatatacagtttagggttagggttgggatatatacagtgtatcacaaaagtgagtacacccctcacatttctg
This DNA window, taken from Trichomycterus rosablanca isolate fTriRos1 chromosome 3, fTriRos1.hap1, whole genome shotgun sequence, encodes the following:
- the scgn gene encoding secretagogin, with translation MDLSLDKLDAAGFLQIWQHFDADDNGYIEGKELDAFFRHMLTKLRPQDKITEEKVQQLKTRFMSAYDVTADGRLQIEELANMILAEDENFLLIFRREAPLDNSVDFMKIWRKYDADCSGYISPAELKNFLKDLFRQHKKDVPSSKLDEYTDAMMKIFDKNEDGRLDLNDLARILSLQENFLLQFKLDANTLKERKQDFEKIFNHYDVNKTGDLEGPEVDGFVKDMMELVRPSITGPELDQLRAVLLRHCDVNKDGKIQKNELALCLGVKLKQ